In a single window of the Bacillus mycoides genome:
- a CDS encoding aromatic amino acid transport family protein, whose amino-acid sequence MNGNTAKKIEFQAENNAVKNENYLDPKKWHKQDTTWALSLFGTAIGAGVLFLPINAGSGGLLSLLLITILAFPVMYYSHRALAKMIYASNSADQGITGTIREYFGNKASIIFNIVYFGSIYTIVLMYSVALTNTASSFIVHQLHMPEPPRAILSLVLVLGLIAILNFGQDITVKIMSMLVYPFIASLLFIAISLIPQWNTSMLSFSSVSTASTASTGTGYFGTILMILPIIVFSFNHSPMISSFVVKQRATYGIEATDAKCAQIQKVCYIMTFVVVMFFVWSSTLSLTPEDLKMAKEQNLSILSYLANELNSPVITIAAPIIAFVAITKSFLGHYIGAYEVMRDVIIKFGKTRGKAIEEKTVKTMILSFVVLTCWYVAYANPSILGIIDSLSGPLVAAILCLLPMYAIRKVPVLAKYRGKMSNVFVIVVGILTVLASIKSLF is encoded by the coding sequence ATGAATGGGAATACTGCAAAAAAAATAGAATTTCAAGCTGAAAATAATGCAGTGAAAAATGAGAACTATCTAGATCCTAAAAAGTGGCATAAACAAGATACTACTTGGGCATTGAGCCTTTTTGGAACAGCAATTGGAGCAGGAGTACTCTTTTTACCTATTAATGCAGGTTCAGGTGGTTTATTATCATTACTGTTAATTACGATACTTGCATTTCCTGTTATGTATTACTCACATAGGGCGCTTGCTAAAATGATATACGCTTCTAATTCTGCTGATCAGGGGATTACAGGTACAATTAGAGAGTATTTCGGAAATAAGGCAAGTATCATTTTTAACATAGTATATTTCGGCTCAATTTATACAATCGTACTGATGTATTCGGTTGCGCTTACAAATACTGCAAGTAGTTTTATCGTGCATCAATTGCACATGCCGGAGCCTCCAAGGGCCATTTTATCGCTTGTATTAGTGCTTGGTCTTATCGCTATACTAAATTTTGGTCAAGATATTACTGTAAAGATCATGAGTATGCTAGTGTATCCTTTCATAGCTTCTTTACTTTTTATCGCAATATCTTTGATCCCGCAGTGGAATACGTCAATGCTTAGTTTTTCAAGTGTTTCTACTGCTTCTACTGCTTCAACAGGAACAGGATATTTTGGAACGATATTGATGATACTACCAATCATCGTATTCTCATTTAATCATTCACCTATGATTTCATCATTCGTTGTGAAACAGAGGGCTACGTATGGAATAGAAGCTACTGATGCCAAATGTGCACAAATACAAAAGGTTTGTTATATCATGACATTCGTGGTTGTTATGTTCTTCGTCTGGAGCAGTACATTGAGTTTGACTCCAGAGGATCTTAAAATGGCAAAAGAGCAGAACTTATCGATCCTTTCATATCTTGCTAATGAGCTTAATTCGCCTGTAATCACTATTGCAGCTCCTATCATTGCTTTTGTGGCTATTACAAAGTCTTTCCTTGGCCATTATATAGGGGCATATGAGGTAATGCGTGACGTAATTATCAAGTTTGGAAAAACACGCGGAAAAGCTATCGAAGAAAAAACAGTTAAGACAATGATTCTTTCTTTTGTCGTATTAACATGCTGGTATGTTGCTTATGCAAATCCAAGTATTCTTGGAATCATTGATTCCCTTAGCGGTCCGTTAGTTGCTGCTATCTTATGTCTATTACCAATGTATGCGATTCGTAAAGTACCAGTACTAGCTAAATACAGAGGAAAAATGAGCAATGTGTTTGTCATTGTTGTAGGTATACTTACTGTCCTAGCAAGTATTAAGTCATTATTCTAA
- a CDS encoding DUF3963 domain-containing protein: protein MSKKRLFELFLVTFALLFLHVSTFTNEKLNDKFGNFTFFVVFLMFYINVAFIERYFDDIQKWIRNITFLLALLVVTLISLWIGYF, encoded by the coding sequence GTGAGCAAAAAAAGGCTATTTGAGTTATTCTTAGTAACTTTTGCTTTACTATTCCTTCATGTAAGCACATTTACTAATGAAAAATTGAATGATAAATTTGGTAACTTTACCTTCTTTGTTGTATTTCTCATGTTTTATATCAACGTTGCATTTATAGAACGGTATTTTGATGATATACAAAAGTGGATTCGAAATATCACATTTCTTCTTGCCTTGTTAGTAGTAACTTTAATATCACTATGGATAGGTTACTTTTAA
- a CDS encoding ABC transporter permease: MKSKTGVLLGRLMRNIMRSPDTIITVAITPIMMMLLFVYVFGGAIKTGTDNYVNYLLPGILLMAIASGVAYTSVRLFTDVKSGLMARFITMPIKRSSVLWAHVLTSLVANVLTIVVVILVALLMGFRSSANILDWLAVAGILGMFTLALTWLAIIPGLTAKSMEGATAYSYPLIFLPFISSAFVPTETMPKIVRAFAENQPVTSIVNAIRALLYEGTVGNDIWIALAWCVGIMVIAYFFAGKAFKRQLG; encoded by the coding sequence ATGAAGAGCAAAACAGGGGTATTATTAGGGCGTTTAATGCGCAACATTATGCGCAGTCCGGATACAATTATTACGGTAGCGATTACGCCGATTATGATGATGCTGTTGTTTGTCTACGTATTTGGCGGCGCCATAAAGACAGGAACGGATAACTACGTCAATTATTTATTGCCGGGAATCTTGCTGATGGCTATCGCATCCGGTGTCGCTTACACTTCCGTACGGTTGTTTACGGATGTAAAGAGCGGGCTGATGGCACGTTTCATTACTATGCCTATCAAGCGTTCGTCGGTATTATGGGCTCACGTATTAACATCACTTGTTGCTAATGTGCTTACTATCGTGGTGGTTATCCTTGTTGCGCTCTTAATGGGCTTCCGTTCCAGTGCTAATATTCTGGATTGGCTCGCGGTAGCTGGAATACTCGGGATGTTTACGCTGGCGCTGACATGGTTGGCTATCATTCCTGGGTTGACAGCGAAGTCTATGGAAGGGGCGACAGCCTACTCGTACCCACTAATTTTTCTTCCCTTTATTAGTTCGGCCTTTGTTCCTACCGAAACTATGCCAAAAATTGTTCGTGCGTTCGCTGAAAACCAGCCTGTGACTTCAATCGTGAATGCGATTCGTGCCCTCTTATATGAAGGGACTGTTGGCAACGATATTTGGATTGCACTTGCTTGGTGTGTGGGCATTATGGTTATCGCTTACTTCTTCGCCGGCAAAGCATTTAAACGTCAGTTAGGGTAA
- a CDS encoding PadR family transcriptional regulator, with amino-acid sequence MENLTEMLKGSLEGCVLEIISRRETYGYEITRHLNELGFTEVVEGTVYTILVRLEKKKLVNIEKKPSDMGPPRKFYSLNEDGRQELELFWRKWDFVSSKINVLKSN; translated from the coding sequence ATGGAAAATTTAACTGAAATGCTGAAAGGTTCGCTGGAAGGATGTGTTCTGGAAATCATTAGCCGCCGTGAAACTTATGGCTATGAGATTACCCGCCACCTGAATGAGCTTGGGTTTACTGAAGTCGTGGAAGGAACGGTCTATACCATCCTTGTGCGATTAGAGAAGAAAAAACTTGTGAATATTGAAAAGAAACCGTCAGACATGGGGCCGCCTCGCAAGTTTTATTCACTAAATGAGGATGGCCGTCAGGAGCTTGAATTATTTTGGAGAAAATGGGATTTTGTATCATCAAAAATTAACGTCTTGAAGTCAAACTAG
- a CDS encoding GyrI-like domain-containing protein has protein sequence MKNYTIEEKDSFIVLGIGTELKSHYTDFAGINKEKADFWLAVEQDGRLDTLKALATNDYIFSVSEAVNNKMMYYAGVMTEATIQEESRVIQFPRGEYLVVKGEGNTAEELSNKLTGIAFGQALAEEKDFAYVGGPNTTVEMGQRNGLVFGEIWIPVVRK, from the coding sequence ATGAAAAATTATACAATAGAAGAAAAAGATAGCTTTATCGTGTTAGGTATTGGAACTGAACTTAAGAGCCACTATACAGACTTTGCGGGCATAAACAAGGAAAAGGCAGACTTTTGGCTGGCCGTCGAACAAGATGGAAGGTTGGACACTTTAAAAGCTTTAGCTACAAATGATTACATTTTTTCTGTGAGTGAAGCGGTGAATAACAAGATGATGTATTACGCTGGTGTCATGACAGAGGCAACGATACAAGAAGAATCTAGAGTTATCCAGTTTCCGAGGGGAGAATACCTAGTAGTTAAAGGGGAAGGCAATACAGCTGAGGAGCTAAGTAATAAGCTTACTGGTATTGCATTTGGTCAAGCATTAGCAGAAGAAAAAGATTTTGCCTATGTTGGTGGGCCAAATACAACAGTTGAGATGGGGCAGCGAAACGGCTTAGTATTTGGTGAAATATGGATTCCAGTTGTTAGGAAGTAA
- a CDS encoding NAD-dependent epimerase/dehydratase family protein gives MQKILVTGAAGRIGQDVTRFLDKQGNYQLRLADINLSALETFKDTNHEIIYLDVSDLAACQEFTKGIDIVIHLAGNPSPNADFYGSLLENHIKGTYNIFRAASDNNVSKVIVASSAQTIEGYPLDYQPHAYSPTRPKNMYGVSKCFAEAVASYFAYEEGLQSLAIRIGAYDDYNPYGKPLTARDMSAYLSPEDFMDLLLKSMTAKNLPPFSILHGVSNNRFKRIDIEGTRKLVGYSPSSDAFVLSGIKFFDS, from the coding sequence ATGCAAAAAATTTTAGTTACAGGTGCTGCAGGTAGGATTGGCCAAGATGTTACAAGATTCCTAGATAAGCAAGGGAATTACCAGTTACGGCTAGCAGATATTAACTTATCTGCTTTAGAAACTTTTAAAGATACAAATCATGAAATCATATATTTAGATGTTTCTGATTTAGCTGCTTGTCAAGAATTTACGAAAGGTATAGATATAGTTATACACTTGGCAGGTAATCCTTCACCAAATGCTGATTTTTATGGCTCCTTATTAGAAAATCATATAAAGGGAACCTATAATATTTTTAGAGCTGCTAGTGATAATAATGTATCCAAAGTGATAGTTGCTTCCAGTGCTCAAACAATTGAAGGCTATCCTTTGGATTATCAACCACATGCTTATTCACCCACGAGGCCCAAAAATATGTACGGGGTAAGTAAGTGTTTTGCAGAGGCTGTTGCTTCTTATTTTGCTTATGAAGAAGGGTTACAAAGTCTTGCTATTCGTATAGGTGCATATGATGATTATAATCCATATGGTAAACCACTAACAGCTAGAGATATGAGTGCATACTTAAGCCCAGAAGATTTTATGGACCTTCTCTTAAAGTCGATGACGGCAAAGAACTTACCTCCATTTTCAATTTTACATGGTGTATCTAACAACAGGTTTAAACGAATTGATATTGAAGGAACAAGAAAGTTAGTTGGTTATAGCCCAAGTTCTGATGCTTTTGTACTAAGTGGTATTAAATTCTTTGATTCTTGA
- the hcp gene encoding hydroxylamine reductase codes for MFCYQCEQTPTGGCKVMGVCGKNETIASLQDTIVFGLKGIAAYRTHAAQLGYTDAFVDATTQEALYMTLTNSNFNEQEHIDMAMKVGKSALRVMELLDEAHTNHFGVPEPVQITQNHVEGKAIVVTGHNLFALEELLKQTEGKEINIYTHSEMLPAHGYPQLKKYKHLKGNIGKAWYDQRRLFEKFIGAILATTNCVMPIKGSYSDRFFSYDIAGLEGVQKIENDDFAPLIQKALELPEVHMESDEQLVTGFHHNTVLSLAPEIINAVKEGKIKRFFVIAGCDAPGKGGEYYRELATSLPPETVILTTSCGKFRFNDVSYGVVPGTEIPRYIDLGQCNNSISTVKIAAALADAFQCEVNELPVSIVLSWFEQKAVAILLGLFSLGIQDIRIGPKAPEFVSPGVLDVLQETFGLKLITTAAEDMNMMLS; via the coding sequence CGGCTTATCGTACGCATGCTGCGCAGCTAGGGTATACAGATGCATTTGTAGATGCTACAACTCAAGAAGCGCTATATATGACATTAACAAATTCTAACTTTAATGAACAAGAACATATTGATATGGCTATGAAAGTAGGGAAATCGGCTTTACGAGTAATGGAGTTATTAGATGAGGCACATACGAATCACTTTGGTGTTCCGGAGCCTGTTCAAATTACGCAGAACCATGTAGAAGGTAAGGCAATTGTAGTTACTGGTCATAATTTATTTGCATTAGAAGAGTTATTAAAGCAAACAGAAGGAAAAGAAATTAACATTTATACGCATTCTGAAATGCTACCAGCACACGGATATCCACAACTGAAAAAATATAAACATTTAAAAGGAAACATTGGTAAGGCATGGTATGATCAACGACGCCTTTTCGAAAAATTTATAGGTGCCATATTAGCTACAACGAACTGTGTTATGCCAATTAAAGGATCATACTCTGATCGATTCTTTTCATATGATATTGCAGGTTTAGAGGGTGTACAAAAAATTGAAAATGATGATTTTGCACCATTGATTCAAAAAGCGCTTGAACTTCCAGAAGTACATATGGAGTCGGATGAGCAGTTAGTAACAGGGTTTCATCATAATACAGTATTATCATTAGCTCCGGAAATTATTAATGCAGTAAAAGAAGGAAAGATTAAGCGTTTCTTTGTCATCGCAGGTTGTGATGCTCCGGGAAAAGGCGGAGAATATTATCGTGAATTAGCAACGTCGCTTCCGCCAGAAACGGTTATTTTAACAACTTCTTGCGGGAAATTCCGTTTTAATGATGTGAGTTATGGTGTTGTACCTGGTACGGAGATTCCGCGTTACATTGATTTAGGACAATGCAATAATTCAATTTCTACAGTGAAAATAGCGGCCGCTTTAGCAGATGCTTTCCAATGTGAAGTGAATGAATTGCCAGTAAGTATTGTCTTATCATGGTTTGAACAAAAAGCGGTTGCTATTTTACTTGGGCTATTTAGTCTTGGAATTCAAGATATTCGCATTGGTCCAAAGGCGCCTGAATTTGTTTCACCTGGCGTGCTTGATGTATTACAAGAGACATTCGGTTTAAAACTAATTACAACCGCAGCAGAAGACATGAATATGATGTTATCGTAA
- a CDS encoding helix-turn-helix transcriptional regulator encodes MKKVERINTIMRYINNRSHFTISEIIREFNISRSTAIRDIREIEAMGMPLVAEVGRDGGYFVMHNSILPVVRFTDNEVKALFIAFMATRNQQLPYLKSRQSLAEKLLGLISEIQQDDLVLLNQILLFEGTNPHNPDLLELSDLPHPMLEKLIQILLLDSHLLITVKEEEEIKSYPIYLLHLYQEKSHWIIEAFDIKEEKKKMLPVDHLINVEPYTTKKRLSKKKILEKLSKKDEAINLVLELGPKAIAQFKKYHPIKFSISYTNPYQSTAILKTFINVNNLDELTEITNWLLFLGKDIKIKEVPEEVLEGLKERLCLYCP; translated from the coding sequence ATGAAAAAAGTTGAACGGATTAATACGATCATGCGCTATATTAACAACCGCTCCCACTTTACAATTTCTGAAATCATACGAGAATTTAACATCTCACGATCGACAGCTATTAGAGACATTAGAGAAATTGAAGCCATGGGGATGCCGCTCGTCGCTGAAGTTGGCAGGGATGGAGGATATTTTGTCATGCATAACTCTATCCTGCCCGTTGTTCGCTTTACTGATAATGAGGTCAAAGCTCTTTTTATTGCCTTTATGGCCACAAGAAATCAACAACTTCCCTATCTAAAGAGTCGTCAGTCTTTAGCCGAAAAATTACTAGGACTCATCTCAGAAATCCAGCAGGATGACCTTGTTCTTTTAAATCAAATCTTGCTTTTTGAAGGAACTAACCCTCATAATCCTGACCTACTTGAGCTTTCTGACCTCCCCCATCCTATGTTAGAAAAACTCATCCAAATCCTTCTTTTGGATAGTCATTTATTGATTACCGTAAAAGAAGAGGAAGAAATCAAGTCTTATCCAATTTATCTACTACACCTTTATCAAGAAAAAAGCCATTGGATAATTGAAGCCTTTGACATAAAAGAAGAAAAAAAGAAGATGCTCCCTGTCGATCATCTCATCAATGTCGAACCCTATACGACGAAAAAGAGATTAAGTAAGAAAAAAATTTTAGAAAAACTAAGTAAGAAGGACGAGGCAATCAACCTTGTACTTGAACTTGGTCCAAAAGCGATTGCCCAGTTCAAAAAATACCATCCTATAAAATTTTCTATTTCCTATACTAATCCTTACCAATCCACAGCCATTCTAAAGACTTTTATCAATGTTAACAATCTCGATGAATTAACAGAAATAACAAATTGGCTACTTTTCCTAGGTAAAGATATCAAAATCAAGGAAGTGCCTGAAGAAGTGTTAGAAGGTTTAAAAGAGAGATTATGTTTATACTGCCCATAA
- a CDS encoding ABC transporter ATP-binding protein yields the protein MTNTAISVKGLKKSFKDKEVLKGVDFEVQRGSIFALLGSNGAGKTTIVNILSTLMKQDGGEVGICGFDVQRQPDHVRQSISLTGQFAALDGMLTGRENLIMIANLRGVSSPAQVADNLLARFSLTDAANQRADQYSGGMKRRLDIAMSLIGTPAVIFLDEPTTGLDPEARIEVWDTVKELAGGGTTILLTTQYLEEAEQLADRIAILHGGKIITTGTLTELKEMFPPTKVEYIEKQPTLEEIFLAIIGKKEEM from the coding sequence ATGACCAATACAGCGATTTCTGTAAAAGGATTAAAAAAATCCTTTAAAGATAAGGAAGTGTTAAAAGGGGTAGATTTTGAAGTGCAGCGTGGCTCCATTTTCGCACTGCTGGGCTCAAATGGAGCGGGCAAGACGACGATAGTCAATATCCTCTCGACGCTGATGAAGCAAGATGGCGGCGAAGTAGGTATTTGTGGTTTTGACGTTCAGCGTCAACCGGATCATGTTCGTCAAAGTATCAGTCTGACAGGGCAGTTTGCAGCTTTAGACGGAATGCTCACGGGGAGAGAAAACTTGATAATGATTGCCAATTTGCGTGGAGTTTCTAGTCCTGCTCAAGTCGCTGATAATTTGCTTGCAAGATTTAGCCTGACTGATGCAGCCAACCAGAGGGCAGACCAGTATTCAGGTGGGATGAAGCGCCGGCTTGACATCGCGATGAGTTTGATCGGAACGCCAGCAGTCATTTTTCTCGATGAACCGACGACAGGGCTTGACCCTGAAGCGCGTATTGAAGTGTGGGATACAGTCAAGGAACTTGCCGGCGGCGGCACGACTATCTTGCTCACGACCCAGTACCTCGAGGAAGCCGAACAACTGGCGGACCGTATCGCTATCTTGCATGGCGGGAAAATTATCACGACTGGTACTCTTACAGAACTTAAAGAGATGTTCCCGCCAACAAAAGTGGAGTATATCGAGAAGCAGCCGACATTGGAAGAAATTTTCCTTGCGATCATTGGCAAAAAGGAGGAGATGTAA
- a CDS encoding DUF1048 domain-containing protein, with the protein MLEMFKKLIGDKKEYKMMMARVGALPEDYQFVFKKIQNYMWNFSAGNGMDMLHIQYELIDLFEAGAAEGRQVLEITGEDVASFADELVANAKTYVSKYREDLNESIMKQLRKK; encoded by the coding sequence ATGTTGGAAATGTTCAAAAAATTAATTGGTGATAAAAAAGAGTACAAAATGATGATGGCACGGGTTGGAGCTCTGCCAGAGGACTATCAGTTTGTGTTTAAGAAAATTCAAAACTACATGTGGAATTTCTCAGCTGGTAACGGGATGGATATGCTACACATACAGTATGAACTAATCGATTTGTTTGAAGCCGGTGCGGCGGAAGGCAGACAAGTGCTAGAAATCACTGGGGAGGACGTGGCATCCTTTGCTGACGAACTAGTGGCAAACGCTAAAACTTATGTTTCCAAGTATCGTGAAGATTTGAATGAAAGTATCATGAAGCAATTGAGAAAAAAATAA